cttattttttgttaaagAAATAACGAAAACTAACCGGCTGTCCAGTGGTGTAGATTTGATTTTCTTTCAGGTGAGAGGCCGCTGGATCTTCATTACCCATCAAGCTTGCAGATACAATCGGTTGAGCATAACCAACTGGAGCGGTAAGATATGAACTGGTCGGCTGCATCCCTAAATGAGTTGGGTTTCCACCGTTGTTCGGTGACTTGTACTGTGAAACAGCGTATTTGAGCCCAGCAGCTGTCagcggtggtggtggtggtagaAATATGTTTCCGTTTGAAGATGGAAACCCATTCTGGCTCAAATACTGGTGGTGCATGTTTGGCACATAATATGGAGGAGGGATGCAATGGTAGGGATAGAAATTCGAAGGATATGCGTGCCTGAAAACTGGGAGTGGTTGTGGTGTCATGGCCATGGAGCTCGGTACTGGTGCAACCGAAGTTGCTGTAGATGAAGTCACAGAATTCCCATTCTACAATGCAATATAGAAAGAGCATTAGATCACCGAACCGATTAAGAGTATTAGCACAAAACGAAAtcatttcctattttgttggaTCAGTAAACTTACAGCAAAGTTAGGGGAGCGGTTTTCATGAGCTTGAACTTCATGTCCTTCCAAACGTACAAGATGATGACCACCGAGCATAGGAGGCATTAAACCGACACCATAGTTTGGCGCATTTATGACTACTGGGAACTGAGCTCCATTTAGAGGAAGCTGCGTGACTGTCTCCTGTTTTAACTGTTTACCCTTTAAATCTGTACCCTCAGATAAAGGTTGTAGCTTTTCAAGCACTTGAGGGAGAGACTCTGAATTTTCAAGATAATCGCTCGGGACACTAGAAGAACGTTCCTTATAAGTTTCATCAGTATCCTGAGAAGATTTGGTAAGGCCCATATTCTCAACACCTTCACTTACTGACTCAACTTTTGTATCGAAGCTTCCAAAAGTTAGCCCGTTCTTCAAAGCTTCCGGGACTTCAAAATTACTTGGAAAGGTAACATGTTGGAATTCAGTAACATTAGACTCGGATTGAGAACTACCTTCAACTACAGTACTTGAAGCTTCGGTTGTGATAACTGCTTAACAAATAGAAACAGAGTAAAAAGTTCATTGGCTTCCTAACATAGCAGTATCGAACAATTGataatacaattaaaacttcAATATTTGCATTAGAGAAAATTAAGGAATCCATAGCACAATAACACAAGTTTTTGAGATTGTAGATCACACATTGTCAGGAACGCAACGCATTTAGAGCAAGCAAAATTACCTTCTTGGATTACCGAAAGAGGGGGTTCTGAAGGCTCAGTGACACACACTGTTTCGTTTTCACTTGGTTCACAACTCTTCTCGTTCAACTTAGAATCCGCAGCTCCCTGAACAACTTCCTCACTCACAGAGTCACTTAATTCAAGATTGTTATTGCCCAAAACAGTGTTGCTTACATTAATCTCCTCCTTTGGTTCAGCTGCCAACTGTTTTTCTACTATACTTACAACACAAGAATCCCCCGAGTCAGGAGCAGAAGGAGAATCTGAAGTTGTTGACTTTCCTTGCTCATCGACCAGTGAAGCAACGGTAGGAGGGGAAGAAGCAACAGCAGGTGGAGGAGCTGCTGGTTCCAATTTGTTTGCATCAGCCGAAGAAACCCCATTTGGCATATTTGCGGTGCCATTGGGCAAACCAGTCACTGCCCTgtagaaagaaaacaaaaaaaaaaaacgatatAAGCAACTAACAAAACACCTCTAAATCAGCAAATCCAACAGCAGGAAAAGGAATTTACTTTGTGACTCGAGAAGAGGCGTTATTTTTCATTCTCTGCGAGTATGGCCCCGTAGGAGACATAGGACCTCTATCGGTGAAATGAGTATTCCCATTTTCTCTTCGACCGCCATTCCTCCCTCCACCCACATCTGAAAACAATAAGATAACTCAATCTACTCGAAATGGGGAAGAAGATCCCACTTTGAAGTTAACTTAAAATTTcgataaagaaaatatttacCTGATGAAAAATTAGAGCCATAGTTCCCCTGAACACTCCCCTTAACTCTCCTCTGCACACCTGTTGGTGATCTCTCTTCAGAGCCTCTAGTATTAAAGTTCTACAAATCATTACAACACCaaattattaatgaaaaaagaaaaccaaATTACTTTCAACAAAATGAAATTCTTAATCATTAGTCCATTCTTACAACATCCTTTTTCCTCTCACGCCTGCTTTTAACCTCATGAAATGTATCTGTAAACCAAGCAATGCCCAGTTACTTCAagatcaagaaaaatataatggGTACAATCTTGAATTACATAAACAAATTCCTACAAAACTTCCAAGAAATTTGAATGAAATGAcatatcaaagaaaataaataaaaaaacaaagctTTTCCAAACCTTTAGAGAAGACAGAGTAAAAGAATTGAAAGCTTTTGAAAGAACAAAACTCAACATCAATGGATTCTTTTTGTCCCATaacaaaaaaccaaaaaaaaaagtctcaACCTTTTACATGATTTTGAAACAATTTTTCCCACCAACCAAGAATAAACCCTTCAAACAACAAAACCCATTAAagcttttttttcaaaacaaacTCAAAAGCTCTTAACTTAGCTCATGATGTTAATCAAAACAAAAACCCAATTAACAAATAAGAAAAACCCAGAAACCCCATCAATCAAAAACccctaaaaaatcaaagaaatgaCTCAtaatccttaaaaaaaaaaccccaaatgaaagatacatacatacataaacacacatacacacatacacacatatatatacacatgttGATTATACCTAAGTATAAGAGCCTTTGAGCAGTTTCGTTGGGATCCATAGAGCACTCTCTGAGGACAGCATAGATTTCATCATCGCTGTGCTGCTTCCCAGTGATCTCCCTTATGTCATTGATTGTTTTCTTCACATTGGTTGGGATTGAAACCCTAGAACCACCAACGCCGCTGCTACTGCTCATACTTGTGTTCTGtaagaagaaaatgaagaagaaaaggagAGAAGAGAGTATGTTTGTGTgtaagaagagagagaaagaagagagagaagagagtttAAGAGAAatgtaataattaaaaatctgacctttatactaaaatatatacaaaCAACATATGTAAAGATTGAATATGAACACTGTTTTTTTGGTTATGGAAAAATTTTTAGGAACTAAAACTGTTGACCCTTTTGCTCTAAATTGGACaaaattgttgaattttatatatttatttttttcaattttatgttgtgaataaagattggatttttatgttgttaaatagaaaagattagatttttatgtgaaataataaaaatatttgctaaaaatagaaataaatttttatttcgaatgttttttcttatttttattgaattaaattaacTTTGTTCTAACAATTCTTGTTATTGTATCAACATATTGACTTTGTGTGTAAGAAAATGTTAATGtctaaaattaacattaaaaggATGTAACAATGTTGTACACTTTGGTTTGGTGGCTT
This Cannabis sativa cultivar Pink pepper isolate KNU-18-1 chromosome 6, ASM2916894v1, whole genome shotgun sequence DNA region includes the following protein-coding sequences:
- the LOC115705633 gene encoding GBF-interacting protein 1, with protein sequence MSSSSGVGGSRVSIPTNVKKTINDIREITGKQHSDDEIYAVLRECSMDPNETAQRLLYLDTFHEVKSRRERKKDVNFNTRGSEERSPTGVQRRVKGSVQGNYGSNFSSDVGGGRNGGRRENGNTHFTDRGPMSPTGPYSQRMKNNASSRVTKAVTGLPNGTANMPNGVSSADANKLEPAAPPPAVASSPPTVASLVDEQGKSTTSDSPSAPDSGDSCVVSIVEKQLAAEPKEEINVSNTVLGNNNLELSDSVSEEVVQGAADSKLNEKSCEPSENETVCVTEPSEPPLSVIQEVITTEASSTVVEGSSQSESNVTEFQHVTFPSNFEVPEALKNGLTFGSFDTKVESVSEGVENMGLTKSSQDTDETYKERSSSVPSDYLENSESLPQVLEKLQPLSEGTDLKGKQLKQETVTQLPLNGAQFPVVINAPNYGVGLMPPMLGGHHLVRLEGHEVQAHENRSPNFANGNSVTSSTATSVAPVPSSMAMTPQPLPVFRHAYPSNFYPYHCIPPPYYVPNMHHQYLSQNGFPSSNGNIFLPPPPPLTAAGLKYAVSQYKSPNNGGNPTHLGMQPTSSYLTAPVGYAQPIVSASLMGNEDPAASHLKENQIYTTGQPSEASGYWIHPTGQEMPGLQMNSMYNISPQHIAYAAPQQSAHAAYAGIFPPPGHAMTAPSTLLQHSQAVTGATIENAGPPNGTYQQPPQQQQPQHPQQMNWNASF